One region of Streptomyces rishiriensis genomic DNA includes:
- a CDS encoding carbohydrate ABC transporter permease, producing MSTSVTAPPAKSTAPRLRTPGKKRTPGKPKRNVLLTVLMAVMVLYTVVPLIWLIINSTKTQAGLADSNGLWFAHDFALWDNIRDTFTYHDGIFGRWLLNTLLYVVLGAGGATLLAVLGGYALAKFDFPGKRAIFAVVIGAVAVPGTALAVPTFLMFSKMGLTDTPWAVIIPSLVSPFGLYLMWVFAAEAIPTELLEAARMDGASEARTFFQVALPLLAPGIVTVLLFTTVATWNNYFLPLIMLKDPDWYPLTLGLSAWSSQAQTIGGDVIFNLVITGSLLTILPLIAAFLFLQKYWQSGLAAGSVKE from the coding sequence ATGAGCACCTCTGTCACCGCTCCTCCCGCGAAGAGCACCGCCCCCAGACTGCGGACCCCCGGCAAGAAGCGCACGCCGGGCAAGCCGAAGCGCAATGTGCTGCTGACGGTGCTGATGGCCGTGATGGTCCTCTACACCGTGGTGCCGCTGATCTGGCTGATCATCAACTCGACGAAGACCCAGGCGGGCCTGGCCGACTCCAACGGCCTGTGGTTCGCCCACGACTTCGCCCTGTGGGACAACATCCGGGACACCTTCACCTACCACGACGGCATCTTCGGCCGCTGGCTGCTGAACACCCTGCTGTACGTGGTGCTCGGTGCGGGCGGCGCGACGCTGCTGGCGGTGCTGGGCGGGTACGCGCTGGCGAAGTTCGACTTCCCCGGCAAGCGTGCGATCTTCGCGGTGGTGATCGGCGCGGTAGCCGTGCCGGGTACGGCGCTGGCGGTGCCGACCTTCCTGATGTTCAGCAAGATGGGGCTGACCGACACCCCCTGGGCGGTGATCATCCCGTCGCTCGTGTCGCCGTTCGGCCTCTATCTGATGTGGGTGTTCGCCGCCGAAGCGATCCCGACCGAGCTGCTGGAGGCGGCCCGGATGGACGGGGCGAGCGAGGCGCGGACCTTCTTCCAGGTCGCGCTGCCGCTGCTGGCCCCCGGGATCGTGACGGTGCTGCTGTTCACCACGGTCGCCACCTGGAACAACTACTTCCTCCCGCTCATCATGCTGAAGGACCCGGACTGGTACCCGCTGACGCTGGGTCTGAGCGCCTGGAGCTCCCAGGCCCAGACCATCGGCGGCGACGTGATCTTCAACCTGGTGATCACGGGCTCCCTGCTCACGATCCTTCCCCTGATCGCCGCCTTCCTGTTCCTCCAGAAGTACTGGCAGTCCGGCCTCGCCGCCGGAAGTGTCAAGGAGTGA
- a CDS encoding lysophospholipid acyltransferase family protein — protein MFSRAVIALTPLFGRLTVTSEIKLRLPAGTLFVANHDSMADPAVVMTALRRLEFEPVVMATAGLWRIPLLGRALSREGHIPVHRRTAHAALALDAAAEALAGGRHVLLYGEGRLPRRRDASATAPEPFRTGLARLAQATGALVVPVGHAGARRIASGSAAKQLAGTLTAPVRRPHCHVHLGAPLRLPAETERGTAAARLAVTAAWRTAARAVGEHPK, from the coding sequence GGCTCACCGTCACCAGTGAGATCAAGCTGCGCCTGCCCGCGGGGACGCTCTTCGTGGCCAACCACGACTCCATGGCCGACCCCGCCGTCGTCATGACCGCGCTGCGCCGGCTGGAGTTCGAACCGGTGGTGATGGCGACCGCCGGGCTGTGGCGCATACCGCTGCTCGGCAGGGCGTTGAGCCGTGAGGGTCACATCCCGGTCCACCGCCGTACGGCGCATGCCGCGCTGGCCCTCGACGCCGCCGCCGAGGCGCTGGCCGGCGGTCGGCACGTACTCCTGTACGGCGAGGGCCGACTGCCGCGCCGCAGGGACGCGTCGGCCACCGCGCCCGAGCCGTTCCGAACCGGGCTCGCCCGTCTGGCCCAAGCGACCGGCGCGCTGGTCGTGCCGGTGGGCCACGCGGGCGCCCGGCGCATCGCCTCGGGGTCGGCGGCGAAGCAGCTGGCGGGCACGTTGACGGCGCCGGTCCGGCGTCCGCACTGCCATGTCCACCTCGGTGCGCCGCTGCGACTGCCCGCGGAGACGGAGCGCGGCACGGCGGCCGCCCGGCTCGCCGTCACCGCGGCCTGGCGGACGGCGGCCCGCGCCGTGGGCGAACACCCGAAGTAG
- a CDS encoding LacI family DNA-binding transcriptional regulator → MADVARLAGVSSQTVSRVSNGYAGVNEETRQQVLEAMKELGYRPNSAARALKRGEFRTIGVITFTLSTTGNVRTLEAIATSAAAEGYAVTLLPVAVPTTDEVRGAFSRLEELAVDAVIVIMEVHLLDAATVKLPPHVQVVVVDSDAGDHYTVVDTDQAGGTKTAVQHLLDLGHRTVWHLGGPEGSFAAQRRADAWRAALTEAGRTAPPLVRGDWSAESGYLAGRELAAREDCTAVFAANDQMALGLLRALHENGRRVPEDVSVIGFDDIPEAGSFLPPLTTLHQDFAEVGRLCVQAVLRKMRPDGSEHGTTLVPTRLVLRQSTAPPPATR, encoded by the coding sequence ATGGCGGACGTCGCTCGGCTGGCCGGGGTGTCCTCGCAGACCGTCTCACGGGTCTCCAACGGTTACGCCGGTGTGAACGAGGAGACCCGGCAGCAGGTCCTCGAGGCCATGAAGGAACTCGGCTACCGGCCCAACAGTGCCGCCCGCGCCCTCAAGCGCGGTGAGTTCCGCACGATCGGCGTCATCACCTTCACGCTGTCCACGACCGGCAACGTGCGCACCCTGGAGGCGATCGCGACCTCGGCGGCCGCCGAGGGCTACGCGGTGACCCTGCTCCCGGTGGCCGTCCCCACCACCGACGAGGTGCGCGGCGCGTTCTCCCGGCTGGAGGAACTGGCCGTCGACGCGGTGATCGTCATCATGGAGGTCCACCTGCTGGACGCGGCCACCGTGAAACTCCCGCCGCACGTCCAGGTCGTCGTCGTGGACTCCGACGCCGGCGACCACTACACCGTGGTGGACACCGACCAGGCGGGCGGCACCAAAACCGCCGTCCAGCATCTTCTCGACCTCGGCCATCGGACCGTCTGGCATCTCGGCGGCCCCGAGGGCTCCTTCGCCGCACAGCGCCGCGCGGACGCCTGGCGGGCCGCCCTCACCGAGGCGGGCCGCACCGCGCCGCCGCTGGTCAGGGGCGACTGGTCGGCCGAGTCCGGCTACCTGGCCGGCCGCGAGCTGGCGGCCCGTGAGGACTGCACCGCTGTCTTCGCGGCCAACGACCAGATGGCACTGGGCCTGCTGCGCGCCCTGCACGAGAACGGCCGCCGGGTGCCCGAGGACGTCAGCGTGATCGGCTTCGACGACATCCCCGAGGCGGGTTCCTTCCTGCCCCCGCTCACCACCCTGCACCAGGACTTCGCCGAGGTCGGCCGGCTCTGCGTCCAGGCGGTGCTGCGCAAGATGCGTCCGGACGGTTCGGAACACGGAACGACGCTCGTACCGACGCGGCTGGTCCTGCGGCAGAGCACGGCGCCGCCGCCCGCGACACGCTGA